The genomic segment TTCATCTTTGGTAATGGTACTATAGTAATAATACCAGGAACACCAGCCCTTGCGTATTTTTTTATTAAATTTTGGCGATAGTTCCTGTGCAATAATCTCTGCATAATATTGTAAAATCCGCCATGCATTTCCCTGTATAATACAAATCGCATCAAGTATGTAGTCTTCCTCAGCATCACAGAATCTATCAATATCCCATATAATGGACAACAATTTTGTGCGATAGTTATATTCAAAGGAAACAAACTGATGGAAATGCTTGTGTACGGGAAGCTGTCCAAAAACATAAGCTTCTTGCAGGTTACTATCGCCCATCACAAACAACATATCAGACTGAACTATTCCGCGGATACCTTTTGGCGGATTAGCTGCATTTTCTTGATTTGCGATGACAAATTGTGGCCAGGGTTTTCGTTTTTTTGATTCTTTAAAAAAAGGTCCTGTATATGTCCATGACTGATAACCGTTAGCAAAACACGCTATATCATCCGAAGATAAAACCTTAAACGTCAGAATTACTTTTTGTATATACAGTCGCGTTACAGGTTTTACCACACACTGTATTGAATCTTTATTCCGTTTATACTGTAAGTGTAAATTATCGTTTAAATAATTATTATGCTGTACAGTATGGCTTGATGCTACTTTAGATGTATCCTGTGTTTTATATAGTATTTCTATGCTATGGTCATCAATCGTTAGCTGCATTATGTACCTTTTTATTTACAATCACTTTCTTTTACTATTTCACATTTATTTATAAATAGTTTTTTATCCCCTGCTGTGTAATTAATTTTTACAACCTGACACGGTTCAAGATCTGCATAAGAAGCATTGGAATTATTTTTCATTATTACTGATTTTTCCTGTATATAAAATACTTTCTCTGTTTTTCCATATTTCACTTCTATGTAATCTTTACCAACAAATATCAAACGGCCTGTAAAGCTTTGTTCTTTTGCAAAAACAACAACTGACAGAAAAAGAATAATTAATACAATAATGGTTGTCTTTTTCATACTGCAACCTCCTGTTGTAAACAACATTATGTGTCATTTATAAAAATATATTCATTATATAGAATAAAAAGAATTGAATTTTCTGCAACTATATTTTGTGATTTAAACTCTAAAATGTTGAATTTTAATCATTATACTATCGTCATTGCGAGGCACGCAGTGCTATGACAATCTCATCACCCTTCACCTATCACTCATCACCCATCACATATCACCCATCACGCTTCCACTCAAACCCAACCAAATCCTTCTGTTCCTTACTAAACTCTATCCCAATAAGATATATCTCCTGAAATTTCCCCCTGTATTTCTCCGCATACCTCTTTGCCTCTAACTGTGCCAATGCCTTACCCTCCAGCTCTATCTCCACTACCTTAAATTCCATAATATAACATCTTCCCCCATACAGTATCGTTAAATCTATCCTCCCCCTGCTGGTATAATCCTCGGCTACCATATCAAATCCTGCACCCGCCAAAAAGCTATACACCACACTTGCATAATACCCTTCATATCCTGCTATCTCATTGCTCCTGTACCACTCGTACGGTATGCTCGCAAAAAGCGACTTCAATACTACTTTAAAACCTTCTAAATCTCCTTTTTCCAAATATATATCAAGCTTATCCTTTAATCTTTCATTCTCTGCCCCTGCTTGCGTTAAATATGCTGCTACATAATCATTTAGCGATATCTGCACTTCTTTGTTGGGATATCCCAAATAATATTTTAACCCCCTCTGTGATTGTTTATAGCTTTTTATAGTAAGATATCCCGTCTGAAATAACAAATTCTCTGGCTCTATGACATCAACATCAAAGCTCCCTATTAAATTTTCTGATGCCACCAACTCCGCTAAATTTGGCATATAAAATCTTTTCTGTACCAAAAGCTTTATCAAAAAATTTGGTGTACCTGTCTCAAACCAATAGGGATGAAATTTCCTCTCCTGTAAATACAATAGGATGTCAAAAGGATTGTAAACGCTTTCACCAAGCCAGGAGTATCCATTATACCAGCATCTAATTGCTTCCAAATCTTCCCCTTTTAACTCACCGGCAAAAACATCCTCTAGCTCTGATTGAGTATAGCCACATATGGTTGCATACTCTCCGCTTAATGTAATATCCCTCAACTGGTTTAACCCCGAAAACAAAGAAACCTTGGAAAACTTTGATACCCCCGTTAATAATACAAATTTCAAATACACATCTAGCGGTTTTAGCACGCTGTAAAAATTCTTTAAAACTTCCCGTATACTTGTAGCTTCTTCTTTGTCTTCTATCCTATCTAATATTGGTTTATCATACTCGTCTATAAGAACTACTACTTTTTCTTTGTATTTCTCATAGCTTTTTCTTATCAGCTCTTCAAAACAAAAATCATATTGGGTCTTTTTGCTACACACAACATCAAGTTTAGATTGAGCTTGTTCAAGCTTTTCTATTATGTGCTTCTTTAAATGATCTGCGTTCTCAATTACCCTTCCACCAAAATCTAGATATATAACTGGATACTTACTATCCCAGTCCCAGTTATTCTCTAAGTATAGCCCCTTAAATAACTCCCTTTTCCCTAAAAAAGCCTGCCGTAATGTATCCAAAAACAAGGACTTCCCAAAACGCCTCGGACGGGATAAAAAATAATATTTACCTTCACCTACAAGTTTTGCAACAAAGGGAGTTTTATCTACATAGTAATATTCACCAGTCCTTATTTCTTCAAAACTTTGTATCCCTATAGGTAGTTTTCTCACTGGCTCTCCTCTTATTTATTATGTCTTCAATCGATAATGTTTATTATAATCTTTTGGCATACATTTTACAACCAATTTTTCTCCCCGTAATTGCGAGGCACGCAGTGCCGCGGCAATCTATTTCCTGTCATTGCGAGGAGCCCCCAGGGCGACGAAGCAATCTCGCCTTTCGTAGCATTGAAAATGCTTCCCTCCGACAAGTGGTTGCTGAGCTCGTCGAAGCACTAAGTGCAAGCACTTCGTTCGCAATGACACAAGGCTACAATGATATTGCGTCAATACGCTCGCAATGTTATTATGTCATTCAAAAAATTACTTTGTATCACTCAATTATCCCTCCACCCGTTAAAAAAAATGTCAACGAAATAAATGTGATAAAAGTTGAGTATCGTTGTTTTCAGGGAGAACTTTACACGTAATCCGCTTCTTTTCTGCTGTGTGATTCTTTCTTTCCAGCACTCTTTTTTACGTCTATAGAAGCTTAATGCATCATATTTCCCTCCAAATTATAAATTTCAGATGAATATTATACTATGGGCATGGTGTTTTTAAAGTGGGATGATTGGAGGGATACAAAATAATGTTATGGTAAATTCACCATATAAGGGCACTAAATTTTATATAAAAACAATATTCAGTTAGCCAAGCAAGCTTTTATTAATATTTTTTCAAATTGATATGTTTTAATCTTGACAAAAATTATCAATCATTTTGCTTTACATTGGTATATATCTGTTCTTCCACAAGCATTTTATTATATGCTCTCCACATTTTTAACGGACTTGCCATTACATAATATTCATGATTGATATGAAAGGAGTAGTTATGGAGTTAGCAAAAAGATTATCTAAAATCAAGCCATCCCCTACCCTGGCGGTTACAGCACTGGCAAATTCACTCAAAGCACAGGGAATTGACGTCATTGGCTTTGGTTCTGGTGAACCGGATTTTGATACACCACAATCCATTAAAAATGCTGCAATTATAGCCCTTGAACAGGGTAAAACAAAATATACCCCATCAGGCGGTATTCCTGAACTAAAAAAAGCAATTGTTGAAAAATTTAAAAGAGACAATAATCTGGAATATAAAATTTCTGAAGTTACTGTAAATTGTGGAGGCAAACACTCATTCTATAATCTTATGCAGGTACTACTCAACAGTGGCGATGAAGTGATTATTCCGGCACCTTACTGGGTATCATACCCTGATATTGTCCTTCTTGCCGATGGCGTTCCTGTAATTATCCATACTGATGAATCAACAGATTTTAAAATAAACCCTGAAATGCTTGAAAAACATATAACTAAAAAAACCAAAGCCATAGTTATAAATTCACCTTCCAATCCTACAGGTGCAATGTACACAATGGATGAACTGAAAGCAATTGGCGAAGTTTTAAAAAAATATGATATATGCATTGTAACAGATGACATTTATGAAGTTATAATTTATGATAATAAAAAGTTCTGCAATATTGTAAATGCTGTCCCTGAACTCAAACCAAAAACTATGGTCTTGAATGGTGTTTCTAAAACGTATTCAATGACTGGCTGGCGTATTGGATATATGGCAGGTGATGAAACAATAATCAAACAGGTGGAAATGATTCAAAGCCAGTCGGTATCCAATCCAACATCAATTGCACAGTGGGCAGCAGTTGAAGCATTAACTGGAGATCAGAGCGTTTTGAATCCAATGATTGAAGCTTTTGCCCGACGACGTGAAATAATTGTAAAAGGCCTCAATGAAATAAAGGGAATTGAATGCCATAACCCTGATGGCGCTTTTTATGTCTTCCCAAATGTCAGGGGTGTTTATTCTCTTCCTGGTTTTTCAGCAATAAAGGATAAATATAAAGATGAAGCGCTTTCTTCAAAGTTGTCATCATATCTTCTTGAGGAAGCACGAGTTGCAGTTGTGCCCGGCATTGCATTTGGTTCAGATGATAATATACGGCTTTCATTTGCAACATCTGATAAGAATATAGTTGAAGGATTAAACCGTATAAAAGAAGCAATTGAAAAGCTTGCATAAGCCATTACCAAAAAATATCCCACTCAAACGGTGGGATATTTTTTATCATCTATCTAATAAAAATTTTATCAAAAATTTCCTGTAATGATTTTACCGCTCTGGCCTGGTTTTATTATCTTTGATGGTCCAATGGGATCGCCTTTGGGGTTGCTGATTGCATTTTGAATCTGCATCATCATATTCACATAATATGTTTGTGTGGCAATGAATTCTTTTATAAGCTGACTTTCCGAAACCTTCTGACTTATATCCTGTAATTTTTTCTTTTCCTCAACTTCAATTACACCACCATTAGCTTCTTTCTGATATAGTTCTTCGCTCAACTTTATATATTCTTCAAGCAACTTGCGTGCATTTTCATCGGCTTCAATCTTTTTTACCAGTTCTTCATAGCGCTTGTAAATATCTGACCCTTTGATCATTAGTCCCAATTCATTTGCTTTTTGTAATATCTCTTCCATAGTAACTATCTCCTTTATAAAATCATACGCAAATGGTAACAAATATTGACGTGATATTCCATATTTTCAGAAGAAATCTGAATACAATGTCACAATATATGCGATAATTATTGTTAAGTATAGCTTCATGTGCAATATTTGCAATAAATTTGCTTGATAAAATTATGCAAGGATTTTTTGAAAAATTTCATTAATTATTTCTAAAATGTGGAATTTTTAACAAAATACGAAATAGTGTATCCCCCGCCGCCGAAGGCGGGGGGGTACACTACATTCATTATGAAATTTTTTAAAGAATTATTACTGGAAAAATTTTATATTTAGAGTAATTTGGATTGACAAAGTTTACAAAATATCATCAAATTAAAACCAACTTTTTAAGAACTCGAATATACCAATTTAACATATAGTGATAAATTTTTTTTAAGGAGAGTCAATAATTATGGTTGAGCAAAGAGAAATTATTGAGGATGAAAATAAGATTGGCACGGTGATAGCAGAAGATATAAAATTTAGGGGTACATTAAAATTCAAATCTTCATTAAAAATAAAAGGATTTTTCCAGGGCAAAGTTGAAACAGATGGTACTCTAATCATTGGTGATGAAGCCAATGTAAGCGCAGAGGTAACTGCTGCAGTTGTTTCAATCAGCGGGAAATGCCAGGGTA from the Spirochaetota bacterium genome contains:
- a CDS encoding AAA family ATPase, which encodes MRKLPIGIQSFEEIRTGEYYYVDKTPFVAKLVGEGKYYFLSRPRRFGKSLFLDTLRQAFLGKRELFKGLYLENNWDWDSKYPVIYLDFGGRVIENADHLKKHIIEKLEQAQSKLDVVCSKKTQYDFCFEELIRKSYEKYKEKVVVLIDEYDKPILDRIEDKEEATSIREVLKNFYSVLKPLDVYLKFVLLTGVSKFSKVSLFSGLNQLRDITLSGEYATICGYTQSELEDVFAGELKGEDLEAIRCWYNGYSWLGESVYNPFDILLYLQERKFHPYWFETGTPNFLIKLLVQKRFYMPNLAELVASENLIGSFDVDVIEPENLLFQTGYLTIKSYKQSQRGLKYYLGYPNKEVQISLNDYVAAYLTQAGAENERLKDKLDIYLEKGDLEGFKVVLKSLFASIPYEWYRSNEIAGYEGYYASVVYSFLAGAGFDMVAEDYTSRGRIDLTILYGGRCYIMEFKVVEIELEGKALAQLEAKRYAEKYRGKFQEIYLIGIEFSKEQKDLVGFEWKRDG
- a CDS encoding pyridoxal phosphate-dependent aminotransferase, which encodes MELAKRLSKIKPSPTLAVTALANSLKAQGIDVIGFGSGEPDFDTPQSIKNAAIIALEQGKTKYTPSGGIPELKKAIVEKFKRDNNLEYKISEVTVNCGGKHSFYNLMQVLLNSGDEVIIPAPYWVSYPDIVLLADGVPVIIHTDESTDFKINPEMLEKHITKKTKAIVINSPSNPTGAMYTMDELKAIGEVLKKYDICIVTDDIYEVIIYDNKKFCNIVNAVPELKPKTMVLNGVSKTYSMTGWRIGYMAGDETIIKQVEMIQSQSVSNPTSIAQWAAVEALTGDQSVLNPMIEAFARRREIIVKGLNEIKGIECHNPDGAFYVFPNVRGVYSLPGFSAIKDKYKDEALSSKLSSYLLEEARVAVVPGIAFGSDDNIRLSFATSDKNIVEGLNRIKEAIEKLA
- a CDS encoding YlbF family regulator; this encodes MEEILQKANELGLMIKGSDIYKRYEELVKKIEADENARKLLEEYIKLSEELYQKEANGGVIEVEEKKKLQDISQKVSESQLIKEFIATQTYYVNMMMQIQNAISNPKGDPIGPSKIIKPGQSGKIITGNF
- a CDS encoding polymer-forming cytoskeletal protein, translating into MVEQREIIEDENKIGTVIAEDIKFRGTLKFKSSLKIKGFFQGKVETDGTLIIGDEANVSAEVTAAVVSISGKCQGKIKASKLIEIFEHSNMSGDIITPDLYIENGAKFNGTCIMPK